AGTTTTTGCCTTTTGTTCAACTTTTATGGTCGTAAATATTACTCCAAATTTAGGTGCATAtttaaattcatttattttgatagCCAAGGTCGGCAAAATGGACCAATTCACAGATTAGACTTGATAATGTAATTACCGAATATTTCTTCCTTTTAAAGTTCTCAACTAATTCTTGACGTGTTCTATTCATTTGTGAcaagtattttaatcaaatgtaaagaaatatgctTACGGGGTTTTACAAGCCGGGTATGAATAACATGTAATGATTTTAGAATAAAATGACAGATTTTACCTTTGGGGCAATTTATATCTGACTTATAAAgaaaaataattataattatatgatttTCATATAATAATTGTAGAGTGGGTAATGAGCAATGTTTGTTTTGTGTGATTGTCTTGATTAAAGAAGAAAATAACAAGTTGGGGTGTCATGAAAAAAGAATATATTCCCGACAAGCAAAGGTGGTACAATGATTTAGTTTCCTGACGACAGATTCATGTGCATTTGGCCAAGTTTGGTTTTGGATGCCAGCTTGGTCTGTCTCATTCTATAATCAACACTAAAAATAAACTTTCAACAACAATGAATATGCTCTGCAACTCATGCTCATCTCATTAGTTTCATCTACTTCTCTAATATAAATATATAGAGTTTTAGGATTATATAAGAATATCCTTTGGGGGATAATACCAGGCTATATTGAAACTAGTTTACAGGTATATCTAAAATCTTATGTTATCTGTACAGCCGTACAGGAGTTGAGTCGGTCTAAATGTCTAATCATGGAATATATAGAATCGAAAGCAAACCATCTTCAAATTAAAATGTTTTTAATTGAATGtgaaatttaattgttttaattcaaTTTCATGTGGAAGTCAATTTTTCAATGATGTTTGTGAAGCTCATGGAAATAGAATTACGCTTAGTCTTATTCGCAGTCTTTGATACAAGACCGAATAGGAGTTTGAGAATTTGAGTCTCTCAAATCTTAATGAGGTTGAAATTAAAAAAGATTTGAGCAAAAGTCCAGTTCAAATTCTCAATTCCGAACATTCCCAAACACTTGAAATATTATAATTACATAATCCAATTCCAATCTCTTTTTTTTGTTGTCTTTAACACTATAGCAAGCgcgcgagagagagagagagagagagaaaccaTAGGGAGCAGATGCGTGTTTTTAAGGCATTTGGTTAGTGTTATACTGTTATGGCTGGAACACTTAAGATCTTCAACTATAACATAGTTATAATCAACAATGAGGAGACAAGTTGATTaggagaatatatatatatatacataacttTTCTAATAAGCTCTTAGCTCAAGTGCAAATACAATTGTAGGTTCTAAACTCATCCTTTTTCCTTTGCATCTATAGTCTAGGAAGTTCAATTTACAGTATACAACTCAGGTACGATTCAGTATTGAATACTATTGAGTGAGGGGCACACACTCGAGCTCCAGGTCAAGGACACCTCTTTCCACATTCTGAAGCCTAATCGACATTTGCTGCTTCACAGCTCCACCCGCCAGGGAGATTATGCTGTCTTTAACTAGCGTGTTATCTTTGCTCGCTACCCACTTTCCCAGTTGAGTTTCCTCCTGGAGTGTTGATCTTTCATACGCTTTAGCTGCAGACACCAGAGGTTGGATATCTATCTCCGCTTGCCCCATAAAATCATCAGTCGTGAACGTATCCTTGTCATAAACAAGCTGCAAGCTAACCCGAATCAAGTTTTTTGAATATAATATAAAAGGCCTTAAATTTAATATAGGTAAATGAACATAGAAGGGATAGAAAGGCAGTTTCAAGTTTCAGAGATGAATCTGCAGCCTCAAGGAGGCTTTTTTATGTTAAAAATCATTTTaaaattttgcaaaaaaaaaaaaaaacaagtgatATTAGTTTACGTTCTTCATCAAAACTCCTATGAGACGGTCTCCCAAAAACTTAATGTAAGACAATGGTACATTTAAAATTAAATGGCCATCAAGTAAAGTGATCGCTTGCTGACTAAAATGAAAAAGGGTGACAACCAAAAGGGTTCAGTAACAATTTTAACATCAGCATCTCAGAAGGGTGACAACCAAAAGGGTTCACCAGTCACCAGAATTTATAAGCAAAGCAGTCTCATTATATTCTTATCCTGAGAACGAGAATCCTTTTAACATCAGCATCTCAGAAGAGTGAAGACTGCAACAAAAGATCAGGTGACAAGCCGAAACCAACACCAGAATGAATGGGACATTAAAGCAAATTGATTTATAGGTAACAGCTCACCAACTTTAAGGGAGGAATACAGTCGGGTATCGAGAGCATCAGCTTCTCATTCCACACTGGGTTCAGGTTGTTCTTTATGACACGGGTCTTCACCGACTGCAATAAAAATTCAGGTAAATCATCTTTGAAGCATAAAATTTCACAATGACAGTTTATGTTAGTCTtaccccaaaatattttgggacTAAAGGCACTGTCTTTGTGAAGGATAAAAAGCAAAAACATGACTATTGCTGAAAATTTGAGAGCCAAATGCTTACTTGTTGTCCAAGAGAGAGGATTACATACGGATCGCTAGTTACTACGTCCCGAACAGCTAGGTTGGTGCCTTTAACCACATTTACTTTGATCAGGCCAACAAATTCAATCATACCTGGCTGTTAAGAAAAGAGTTAGATGCAGCTGTTAGGCTAAATAGATCATACAAGGCAAGGATATAATTGGACATATATTCTATTTTGGTTAGGTAATGTGGGACTTAAGAATTTGGTTTAAAGGGGCGCCCTAGCATATGAAGACTCCTCAGAGTTTAGAAAAGTTTGATTTAAATGGAAAATGTGATCAAGGCCTAAAAAGATCTTTGAATACACTCTCTGAATGACTTTAAGAGATCTAACATGCATTTATATCTTTGCAAGAACAGTGGATAATCATAATATCTTGACTAGGATTTACTTTGAAAAGCATTCGAATGAATTGATTTTGACAGTATAATATTGCTCCTAAAATTACAGATAATTACCGATGAGTCCCCCTTTTTGGAGCCTTTATTGTAATCTTCTTTCCTCTTCCAGCTGTTACGGCTGTTACGAAATGCATGTCCAAATCCTGAAATACGGAGGCTGGCGCTGCTTACTTGTTTATCCATATTTCTTCTGTCTATCGCTAAAACTAAGTTTTTGCTTGATGCACTTGAATAAGATGTAGTAGAGCGAGGAAACGGGCAGCTTGTATTTTCATCTGAGTTCATGAATTGCTGCAGCTCATACTTCCTCCTGAAAAGCCAAAAGCTATAAGGATTAACATCAACAATGTTAATGTACGAGACCTTTCGCAAATTGAAATGGCTTTTTTATGCTAAAATCATTTTAAAAGTTTGCTTATCATGAATTGTTGATGACTGTCATCTAGAAAACTCAATTCTGGAAGGATGTCCACCAGTTAAATAATAATCACAACATTTCCTCTCTAAAATATACTGTTTTCCCCCTCCATAAACTGCCTCAAtttcaacaaacaacaaaaaagtCCTAATTGCAAACTGATATGGGGTCATCTATCCTGAATCATCCTTTGAAACCATTCACGACAACTAAATAATgtggaggaaaaaaaaaaaaaaaaaggagaaaggagaaAGTCCTGCAGATGTAGAAAACATTATGTGAAGGAGAAATcaataaatatataaatgaaaaTAATGGTGTATAGAAAATTAAAATATAAGCAAATGAAAAGGTAATTCGGATTATTGGGAATGATAAACAACTCGACATATGCTGCACAAGTCCAGGAGACATCTAAGAGCACATTACCTGATAAAATCAGCACGCTCCTCTATAGACGAATCTGATCTTGGTTTCATTATGTTTCCAGGGATGCAGGCTTCATACTTTTTGTTGGCTACTATATTTCCTCCCATTTCTGACAAGATACTTACTTGGTCATCGGTCCAGTCGTCCAACTTCACTGATAAAACCTGAGAGAGAGAAAAAACATGAGTTTCTCTAACTAGCATCTTGCAATTGATAGTGCACCGTCAGTCACTGTTTTAGGCAGACACTAGTTCAACAATTGCCTCTACGGAAGGATTAAGTAGTTTCCCTCCCAATCTTTCCTATGCTGGAAGGAAATTAATTTGTCTTGGAGGAAAACTTGATCCCTCCGATTCCCTCCTACACATTTTGAGATCCAAACAAGAGAAATTGCATCCTTCCCGTTTCTTTCTTAACAGATCATTCAATCCAAAACAAAGCCTTAGTCCCAAAATGATCTGGCAATCGCTAACATGGATCTCAATTGACATGTCAAcattttttaaaatgtaaaaaaaaagggaaaaagggGAAAATGGCCGATAACCAAAAAGTGTGAATAAAAGGAAAAGAGTATCATAAAAGGGAAATGTTGTTGTCCCGAAAAAATTGGACTTGATGACGAAAGATAACGCCCAAAGACACTAGTCCTGGGCCACACTAAGCAAAAGTACCTTACCTTCGTAATATGCACACCAAGGCTTCTGTGAACACCAGAGCACTTGATACAGATGAATACTCCAGCACCCAGTGACCTGAAATTACAGAGAATCATAGTATTAATCACTTACAATTTGTTTCCACCTGAAAGAGTCATCCTCTTTGGTAGAGTGTGACTGTGTCTGTGATCTGGACAGATTACATATGGTTTATATGAGAAGACTGAAATCCAGATAAAGCCTTACACCCATTTAGGATTTGGAGATCCACAGTCTGCACAGTTTCTATTCCCTGTTTGAGATAGAAGTAGTTCTAATTTCTTCAAAGGACCTGACACAATAAGTCGAACAAAGTCAGACGACGAAGCGATACAAAGCTTCAAAATATAAATGGAAGTAGAGCATACAGACTGCAGGTCACAAGAAAGTTTTAATTTAAGAAATATCTACCAGCAATTGTTTTCATTTCCATAAAGTCACAGATTCACTACACTTTGGTCTTATATTTAAGATGGAACAAAGCAAACTGGATCAATGAAATGACACGCTTCTTTCTATTGTGGAGTAACAGCCGATGCAAAAATCAATGAAGTTTTCACTTCCCATCATAGGCAATCCGAAAACAGCCTCTATGTGTTGCTAACATACGACTATAGGAATAAGTTACATTACATCCAACCCCACTGATCCCCCTCTTTTCAGAATTACAGGAGTCCTTGAGAGACTACAATTTAAAGTTAAGAGTTTACAGGAAAACTATTGCCTCCTCGAAAAGAAATCAACCAACAACTAGGGGCAATACAGCAACATAAGGTAATGCACTATTGAAAATGCCATGCTTGACAGAGAACCTAGATTCATAAGAAAACATCAATATGCTACGGAGTATTATTTATCATAGTTATTAGTAATATAGTTCTGTTTGTTTTTACTCATTAAAAAGAAATATAGTTCTGTTTTGGGAGACAAACTTCTGTTAGTTCTTTGCGGATCCAAAATCTGAACTGATAATGCGGGGTgcataccttattttgtatataCCTACTGATTCTACTCCTGTTTGAGGAAGAATGCATATATACACATGATTCATTTTATAAAGAAAAGTATGTTCGCATTAATAGCTGATGATTAACAAGACGCAAATGCAAAACACACAGGTTGTGATGCAAGATATACAGTGTGAGAGGAGCAAATAAAACATTGATTTCTTCTCTTGCCCAATAACTACAGAACGGAGaaatgaacaattaatttattaaaacatattaacagttatcacataaaaaaaaaaaaacaatttgaaAGAAATTAAAAATCCATTTACCAGACTTCTCTTTTTTAATTTTAAAGCCTCTACATGATTTTTCTGTCTGTAGCTTCACAACTTCTTCTCTTTCTGGTGATTGTTTTTCCGCCTGCTGTTTTTCTAATTCTAGTGTCTCCGCCTGTAGTAATTCATAGAGAGAGCACCCTGTATGCATCAGAATATTAGAATAAAATGTAATCAGACCTCACCAATAAAGAGATGATTTTATAATTCATAGACGATTATAAGCACGTCCTACTCACACACTCGCTATAAGAGAGTGGACCATTAACGTGAGATTTTGAGAGACCATAATACATTATTACGCATATTTCGGCAAAATGTTGTAAAAATTAGTGTAAAGACTGTAAACAGTATAGAAAGTTACTGTGCTATAAAAGAACTGGTAAGAATTAATCGGATTGAAGATATAGCATCATCGTTTGTATAGATTACACAAATCGTTGGAATTCCCAAAGTAATCTATTCAATGCTGGAATCAGACCAGCAATTAATGTGGGTATTTCTGTTTCTAGAGTAGGGTCCGCGGCTCAAATTAAAGCCATGAAACAAGTAGCTGGTAAATTAAAATTAGACAAGCAGAGATATAGTGATATAAATTCAAAGTTCAAACCACCAATATACAATGAAGTTTCACTTAAAATAATACGGAGTAGAATAGTAGATGCATACAAAACTTCAAGAACCCTAGCAGTCAATATATTAGAAGCTTCTATAATCCAACAACTTAGCTCATTCACTAATCACTATATCAATGATTGATTGGAGTGGAAAATCTTAAACATCCTGCTAACAATAGCCATGCTTCTATATATAACGACAGCGCAGACACATCTCTATGTTCAGAGCATCATAAACGgtaaatattaataataacaataaaaaatagAATATTCAAAAGCTAAcaaaatagataacaaataaCGAAGATTCACTTAAAAGAACAAGCAGTGATATCAATTCAAACCGCCAGTATACAAGGAAGATTCACTTAAAATAAGGAGTTGATCAAACACATTACACAACTTCAAGAACCCTAGCAGTCAATATATTAGAAGCTTCCATATTCCAACAACTTTGCTCATTCACTATATATCAATGATTGATTGGAATGGAAAATCTTAAACATCTGCTAACAATAGTTATGCTTCTTTATATAACAAGAGCGCAGCCACATTTCTATGCTCAGAGCATCATAAACGATAAAtatttataataatgaaaaatattAAGCTCCCTTTCGCCTATTTCTCTTGCAATCAATGTCGTTTCATCCTAAATTTCCTTGTTAAACCAATGGAAGTACAAGTTTTCAGTGCATGAATTCATTGCATGCAAATTAACAGAAAAGAAAATTCAAAAGCTAACAAAATAGATGACGAATAACCCATTGCCAAATGATCAATCCAACAAAAATAGCCATAAACAAGACGAGACTGGTTCCGTAACATAAAAATGTTGTATATTGGGAAGACAATAACAGCAACAACATTATCCCAGTACTAGTACCTCCAGCAACTTGCAGGATACGAGAGTcaatgtacgcagccttacccacGTGTTGGAAAGACAATAGCACGAACACTTGACGATTAAAATAGAAAAACCTTGAAAATATAGAAAAACTGATACCTCGAACATGGCCTGTATCAACATTATCAGGTTGGGTGGTCATCTCTAGCCTCCCTGGATCGCAAAACGAAACCATGAAAACTCGGGTTTGTTTAATAGTACAATAATTAGCGAGCTGCCATTGTTGTCATCCAAGCTTTGCTTAATCTGAAAGAATCATCAAATGGGCAATCTTAAAATCCATTTTAATAGCTacccaaaaaccaaaacaaataataaaatgcaaccgCCCACATtatacacgaaaaaaaaaaagcataaaacaatGATTAAATGAAGGTTCTTACAAGTCTAAAGTTGTTCTTGATGGAATATAATGAAAAGCTTGAGAGAATTAGATTCTCTAACCACTAATTAACATCAAAATACTTAATTATTATGGAATTTTAGCAGATAATGATATTGAATTAATGAGACAGAGATTTGGGATTCCTGGGAAATGA
The Silene latifolia isolate original U9 population chromosome 11, ASM4854445v1, whole genome shotgun sequence genome window above contains:
- the LOC141611772 gene encoding putative ADP-ribosylation factor GTPase-activating protein AGD11 produces the protein MVSFCDPGRLEMTTQPDNVDTGHVRGCSLYELLQAETLELEKQQAEKQSPEREEVVKLQTEKSCRGFKIKKEKSGPLKKLELLLSQTGNRNCADCGSPNPKWVSLGAGVFICIKCSGVHRSLGVHITKVLSVKLDDWTDDQVSILSEMGGNIVANKKYEACIPGNIMKPRSDSSIEERADFIRRKYELQQFMNSDENTSCPFPRSTTSYSSASSKNLVLAIDRRNMDKQVSSASLRISGFGHAFRNSRNSWKRKEDYNKGSKKGDSSPGMIEFVGLIKVNVVKGTNLAVRDVVTSDPYVILSLGQQSVKTRVIKNNLNPVWNEKLMLSIPDCIPPLKLLVYDKDTFTTDDFMGQAEIDIQPLVSAAKAYERSTLQEETQLGKWVASKDNTLVKDSIISLAGGAVKQQMSIRLQNVERGVLDLELECVPLTQ